The following are from one region of the Etheostoma spectabile isolate EspeVRDwgs_2016 chromosome 2, UIUC_Espe_1.0, whole genome shotgun sequence genome:
- the LOC116695898 gene encoding homeobox protein HMX1, whose translation MQKKLTDNPIPTSSKASSFFIENLLGKGRNRHDSTSDRSHGEAGVETRVLSTHQAEASAPAPDGSGSTAQSPSRDSPVQWYRGGAVLNFRALETPQSPRDTTSSDDHCCSISTSDRCSPAVSEPITEASDETDRKTGDSSLTDDNEDAHNGFDARSEPDAASDPSSTRKKKTRTVFSRSQVFQLESTFDVKRYLSSSERAGLASSLHLTETQVKIWFQNRRNKWKRQLAADLEAAHIPHSTQRIVRVPILYHEGPAPTAALGFNLSGHPLSPPGFSSSIYPLSSFAHSMSMLRSQMSGLV comes from the exons ATGCAGAAGAAGCTGACGGACAACCCGATTCCCACTTCATCGAAAGCGTCCTCGTTTTTTATCGAGAACCTCCTGGGCAAAGGGCGGAACAGGCACGACTCGACGTCAGACAGGAGTCATGGGGAAGCCGGTGTGGAGACCAGAGTCCTGAGCACACACCAAGCCGAGGCGAGCGCTCCGGCGCCTGATGGCTCCGGCTCCACAGCTCAGTCCCCGTCCAGAGACTCGCCGGTGCAGTGGTACCGCGGGGGGGCTGTCTTAAACTTCAGAGCGTTGGAAACACCACAGA GTCCGAGAGACACCACCAGCTCAGACGACCACTGCTGCTCCATATCGACCAGTGACAGGTGCTCCCCCGCAGTGTCTGAGCCCATAACGGAGGCCAGCGACGAAACCGACCGGAAAACAGGCGACAGCAGTTTGACCGACGACAACGAAGACGCGCACAACGGTTTTGACGCACGGTCGGAGCCAGACGCGGCCTCGGACCCGAGCTCCACCCGGAAGAAGAAGACTCGGACCGTGTTCAGCCGCAGTCAGGTGTTCCAGCTGGAGTCCACCTTCGACGTGAAGCGGTACCTGAGCAGCTCGGAGAGAGCGGGGCTGGCGTCGTCTCTCCACCTGACAGAGACGCAGGTGAAGATCTGGTTCCAGAACCGGAGGAATAAGTGGAAGAGACAGCTGGCGGCGGACCTTGAGGCTGCACACATCCCACACTCGACCCAGCGGATTGTCAGAGTCCCTATTCTGTATCACGAGGGGCCCGCACCCACGGCAGCGCTGGGTTTTAACCTGAGCGGACATCCACTTTCTCCACCCGGCTTCTCCAGCTCCATCTACCCCCTGTCCTCGTTCGCTCACTCCATGAGCATGTTGAGATCGCAGATGAGCGGGCTGGTGTAA
- the LOC116695906 gene encoding homeobox protein HMX2, translating into MNRVDPPCRPAASLTFTIDSILNLKTSGRNCDSCHPAGLRDDSATATLKDGLRRSQHGEHGAQQRRDPGTRLNDKECTPDCSGAADAAAEARFDSGDSSCDDSSSTTTATDTQKGASPAKKSKLITKKKTRTIFSKRQIFQLESTFDMKRYLSSAERACLASSLQLTETQVKIWFQNRRNKLKRQISTEIDGPVGDYPETGKPVAGGQLPALYKESSLLGRCLLPMPLPVVYPGSSTPYLCFTNASKYFSLYDGDV; encoded by the exons ATGAACAGAGTGGACCCGCCATGCCGACCCGCTGCCTCGCTCACTTTCACCATTGACAGCATCCTCAACCTGAAGACAAGCGGGAGGAACTGTGACAGCTGTCACCCCGCCGGACTGCGGGATGACTCGGCCACGGCGACGCTTAAAGACGGCTTGAGACGGAGCCAGCACGGGGAGCACGGAGCCCAGCAGCGGCGGGACCCGGGTACCAGGCTCAACGACAAAG AGTGTACCCCGGACTGCAGCGGAGCGGCGGACGCAGCGGCGGAGGCGCGCTTCGACAGCGGGGACAGCAGCTGCGACGACAGCAGCTCCACCACCACGGCCACGGACACCCAGAAAGGAGCCAGTCCTGCCAAGAAGAGCAAGCTGATAACGAAGAAGAAGACGCGCACTATTTTTTCCAAGAGACAGATCTTCCAGTTGGAGTCTACCTTCGACATGAAACGCTACCTGAGCAGCGCGGAGCGCGCGTGCCTCGCCAGCTCGCTCCAGCTCACGGAGACCCAGGTGAAAATATGGTTTCAGAACCGCAGGAATAAATTGAAACGGCAAATCTCGACCGAAATCGACGGACCTGTTGGCGATTACCCAGAGACTGGGAAGCCCGTGGCGGGGGGGCAGCTGCCGGCCTTGTACAAAGAGAGTAGCCTTCTGGGGAGATGCCTGCTCCCCATGCCTCTGCCCGTCGTGTACCCGGGGAGTAGCACGCCTTACCTCTGCTTCACAAACGCCAGCAAGTACTTCAGCCTGTACGACGGGGACGTATGA